The genomic window AGACAAAAGAGATCAACAAAGCAGAAACCAGAGTTGTAACATTCCACAGAAGTGCAGATaagcacagtaaaaaaaaaaaaagctacaataCCAGAAAATTTAAGAATGTGCTTTCAAATAGCCTGTCTGCATTTGGTTTCACAAAGACTTAAATTCAAACTCTGTCCAACATAGCAAGCTTAAGAAGCACCTTGCTTTCCTACATGAAGTATTGCCTTCTATACATCGTGCCAGCTGCTATGAAGCTGCCTTACCAATTCTGCATATGTATTACTTACCAACTTCCTCATTGCAACCAGCTGACGAAAAGAACAACTGATAATGTGGAAAAGTGGGTGAGTTTTTCTCATTTGGTTCCCAAACCTCAGTATCTGAAGTTGTATCTAATCAAGTCTCATGACCTGATGTGAGAAATTCActgttctctgaaaatgaagattGCTTCTGTTTATATTAAGCCTTGATATTGCTGTTTTAATAGTTAACTTCTTTCTGTGAGAAAGGTTCAGAGAATTTCCATGCTGCTATTCATAGATAAGAAAGCTTTCTGTGTTAATTTGAGCCAAATATTCATTCAGATATTCCAGAAATGCCAACTCACAATCTGAACCCAGTGATAGGGGACAGGCCAAGTTAAACGCTTATGGTTTTAAGCAGTCTCCACTGACAGAACTACATTTCACAGGGTTCAGAAGCAACTGacagttgtttttcttggaTTATGGGTGTTTTCAGAAGGAGAAGGGAACGGACAACCATAAAGCTAGTAAACCATCGCTTTTAACTGGGGTGGGGAGAAGAAACTATCAAACTTACCAtcctgcatttctgttttgataattAGAAGGAATAGGCAAGTTTGCATCTTCCCCAGACGTTGCCTAGCTGTAGGTATTCTACACAACGTGGTAACTATGTGCCCTTTTCCATTATCCTCTGCAAACTCTGCCCTGCCCCCACTGTGCCCTCTTCAGCTTCCTTTGGTTCTACAGTGTAAAGTGCCTCAGCAGTCTGTTCCTAAACTGCAGGTTTAGGAGTAAGGCAGAGTTCACAACATCACCTATGAGAACAGAAGAGGTCTTCACTGCTATAAAGCTTCCCTTCACCGGTTTGTTAGTAGCAGTAGTAGAGCTGGGGTTTCATGCCTCGCAAGGAATCATCACATTGCTTTTCATCAGCATCCCCACTCACTGGCATGTCATGGGGAGAGCTGTCACACGGGAGAACCAGCTGTGAGAAATCATGCAGGAAATCCTCTTCggaggccagcagcagctcattcCATGCTGAAATGTCCAGCTTCCCTGCAGTACCCCCATATTCTTCAGGGAGAATCACTGGAGGAATGTTTTGATGAAGAGAATTCAGGTCAGAGCCATGAAGAAAAAACTaaagaagaaagacaaacataATTTTACTAATGCGTATCAAATACTTCGTGGCATATTACTTGTCAGTTCAAGAGCTTGCTTTGAATTAAAGAGCAAATCTTAGAAGGGATGGCTTATGTGCAGGTGTCAGCATACAGCAGTGGGCAGGTGCTGTTAGACACGCTTGTGAGAAGGCTTGAGGTGAACCAAGTCtagtgcagcacagagcccagcaagAAAGGCTTGAGATGCGTCAGTCTGCAGACGTTCTAGGTTCAACTTCTCCTGAAGTTCATTTGTGGGACTGacagtgtttttccttcatGGAGAAGGGCATCATCCTGTGCAGCTACATCCAGTCGTACAGCACCTgcccagggccaggctggatgcctgggaagggagaaaagcaaggaGAGGACAACATGTTCCTGTGAACCACCTTAGAAACACACAGCTTTACTCGCCAGGATAATGCAGCCCCAGGGATGGAGTCCATGTCCTGAACATACAGCACATACACAAAGCACCGTTATTCCTGCTATACCAATATGAAATTCTTCAAAGCCTGAGGAATTTGTAAAGACTGATGCAGAGAGGACCAATTCAATCAAGTAAATGGCACCAAGGTTTTGCAACAGGTTTTACTTACGGGGGCTGAGCAAGGAACTTAGAAACATTAATGTTAAAATGACACAAATCCTTACCCGGTTTGCtatcttttccttcagaaaaggcTTGATGATGGCGAAAATGCCTTTGAATATACGAGGTTCATTTATTATGTTAACGGCTTTTATTCGAATGGGAAATCCATCCTGAAGGGTAAAGAAGATTTTTACAGTGCAGCGTaaaaaacatttgttattttcccccttttgtAAACGCCCTGAGACTGCCTGCCAGCACCAACCCCCTGCTTTCCAAACTTCCATCTGAGATAAAAACGTAAACCAGTATGGCCACAGAAAGGCACCTTCTCATAGGGAGCGGTATGAGAGCTGTGGGCATGAAGTCAAGGGATGAGAAAACTGCACACGGTGCCTTGTGCTGGGAAATGTACTGCTGCCAGGAAATCTCCATTCCCTGCGTTGCTCATCTGCCCTCAAAAAGATGCCTGTGTAGTCACTGTCCTTGGGGtgttcccagccctgctgaggaTGCAGTTCCAGAGCGATGATCCCAGCTTTGGAGGAGGGAGCACACCATGCTGGGAGCAATGAATTGGCTCCTTCAGAAGATGCTGCACAGCAAGGCTGATGCACCGTGTTCATTCAGGCCATAGCTCCTGGCCTTCACCTTTGCTATGCTCATAGCTTCCACTAAAAGAAGGGGACACCTGTCACTGTATCTGCAAATTAAACGTGGGCTCGGTTTAATGACACATTCAGATCTTAAGTTAAAGACCTATGTGACTTCTTGTAACGACATTCAAAGCCTCACCGGTTTCATCTCCATGAACTCCCAATTCCCCGTTCTTCCTTATTCCCTCATAGATGCAGCAAAGACCAGAACCAGCTCAGACCAGAATAAAAGCAACGAGGACCCATAACCCATTCAAGTTTTCCTCATCTCAGTCcttcagcaggcagagctgaatGTGAACAACAGTCATCAGAGCTTCCTACCACTGTGATGCTTTCACCTTCCTATTTGGTACAGCTCTGTCTGTGCTCATACTCTTGCTCCAAACAACTTTGTTGTTTTCATCCAAGATGCTTAAGTTTCTGGTAATACAGTCAAGAACTCTTATAGGCACAGAAGCATTCATTTACAATGAACAAACTTATGTTCCCACCGGTTCGGGTCTTACCTGAAGAATTCCAATCACTTTTTTGGCTACAAAAGGACCAAAATGAGACGCCTTAGATAAGCTGACTCCTTTGTAGTCTGCCAGGATTACAATTCCATTCACCTGGGTCTCTTCGGACTGAATGAGTTTTTCTAAGGTTAAGTA from Gallus gallus isolate bGalGal1 chromosome 20, bGalGal1.mat.broiler.GRCg7b, whole genome shotgun sequence includes these protein-coding regions:
- the TTPAL gene encoding alpha-tocopherol transfer protein-like isoform X1, which encodes MSGDSDCTRTSPSAGSPSDPEALPDRPQYVCSLSADLVTKAREELQEKPEWRLRDVQALRDMVCKDYPSLGTCLDDAFLLRFLRARKFDYDRALQLLVNYHSCRRSWPEVFNNLKPSAIKPVLESGFVTVLPRLDPEGRHVVCIRPDRWTPSHYPITENIRAIYLTLEKLIQSEETQVNGIVILADYKGVSLSKASHFGPFVAKKVIGILQDGFPIRIKAVNIINEPRIFKGIFAIIKPFLKEKIANRFFLHGSDLNSLHQNIPPVILPEEYGGTAGKLDISAWNELLLASEEDFLHDFSQLVLPCDSSPHDMPVSGDADEKQCDDSLRGMKPQLYYCY